The genome window TGGTAATTATCTTGGGCAGGGGAATCCCGGAGAAACCCGTTCGGCGGGAATTGCCGCACTGATCCTCGGTGCATCTGTCATGGCCGGATTTGCGGTCATTCTGGTGATATTAAATACGTTTTTACCAACCCTGTATATTTCAGACAGGGAGGTTATAGTTCAGGCAAGTATTCTTCTCCTGATAGCAGCACTTTTCCAGGTCTTTGACGGAACTCAGGCAGTAGGGCTAGGAGTTTTGAGAGGTATTGCCGATGTAAAAATTCCAACGATAATTACATTTGTTGCATATTGGGCTATCGGTTTACCCGGAGCATATCTTCTCGGATTCACCTTCTCTTTTGGGGTAGAGGGGATTTGGGCAGCTTTATCCTTGGCTTTGGCCGTATCAGCCGGCCTGCTAACAAGAAGGTTTCTCAAAATGACCAAATTGAGGGAAAATCGCACAATTTATGAGACCGTTCATGACGGTAAAAGGTGATTACACAATTGGAAAAAGCCGTTTGTCCGATAAACCGATTATTGCCAGCAGGGCTGTTTATATTTGAACCGTAACAAAAATGAAAAGGTGATGTCATGAAACGAAGATTATACAGATCAACCAGAGAAAAAATGCTCGCGGGTGTAGCCGGCGGGTTGGCAGAATACTTTGAAGTTGACCCGGTTCTCGTCCGGCTTGCATTTGTACTGCTCTTTTTCTTTAACGGAGTAGGCCTCTTGCTTTATATCGTGGCCATCTTTATCATACCGCGTGATGATGCTGCCTATCGTATTGCGCCTGAGAATGTTTCATCGGAATCATCTCAGGAGGGTGAAATAAAGAGCCAGAACGAGCAGGAATCAGAAAAAAAAAGTAAATCCAGAATGATTTTCGGAGCTATACTTATGGTTGTCGGAGGACTTTTACTTTTGAGTGATGTATTTCCTTCAGTTGATTTTGGTGATATACTTCCTCTGGTTCTGTTAGGCCTTGGAAGCTGGCTTGTCTATCCATATCTTTCTTCGCGTAAGGAGGTAAACCAATGAAAACCAAGCAGATGTTTTGGGGTATTTTCTTCTTAACGATAGGAATACTCCTTTTATTAAATAATATTCTGGAGCAGGGAATTTCCCTTGATGGTGTTTATGAATACTGGCCGATCCTGCTGATTCTTGCAGGCGCCTCCATCATGGTAAAAAACACAACCCTTAAGATAGTGCTCTCAGGATTAAACGGACTGATACTGGCAATTATGCTCTACTCACTAGTCAGTGCTCCGTTCGGCTTTTTCCGCTGGGATAATGACACTTCGTATGACTATAGCAGCGCTGCCGAACACCTTATGGATTATGACAGCACAATTCAGTCAGTTACACTGAATCTTGAGGCCGGCGCGGGTGCATTTGCAGTAAACAGTGACAGTGAAAAACAGTATAGTGTTGACGGTAAGGGTATTTTTAAGGTCTCCACTCATCAGACGGATTCTGCGTTGGACCTCATAGTAAGGCAGGATGAAATAGATATTCAGCTTGGCGATGGAAAAGAGATACAAAACTTTATAAATATTGCATTACACAATAACCCCGAATATTCGTTTAATCTTGCTCTTGGCGCGGCTACTGCAAACCTGAATCTCGGTAATCTTAAACTGAAGGACTTCAGTCTTAAAACGGGTGCTACTTCAATTGACCTGACTCTCGGTATGCCTTCCCGCACAATTTACGATGCAACAATTGAGATGGGTATGGGTTCGGTAAGTATCCGTGTACCGAAGGAAGCAGGAGTTAAACTTGATATGGAACTGCCGCTCAGTGCCACAGATTTAAGTGACTTCACAAAAGTTAAAGACAACACCTGGCAGACCGATAATTACGGCACTGCCCCTCAGAAGATTCATTTGAAAATCTCAGGCGGCTTTTCATCTTTGCGCGTTTCCCGCTTTTAACCCTCAAGAACCATTTACAAGCCGGATTTTACTCTCTTAAAATCCGGCATTTTTACCGGTGCATCCGAAATCACATCATTATTAATCAGCTTTTCCTTATTTTACCATTACTAACAAAATTGTCTCGGGTTTGGGTAAAAAGCAAAAGACAGATATCATTCAGTTTAATTATCTTTTCCGCTTCGAAAATGGCAAGGAAAAGAAATTTATCCTGCGGCTCAGAAGGGATGATTTAAGCTATATCCTTCCGGATATGAAAGAGATACCTGATTGGGCTCTGCTTAAAAACTTCCGCTGTGAGCATTGTCCTCTTGATGAGGCAGTGGTAAAATATTGCCCGGTTGCGGTGAATATTGTTGATATTATTAACGAATTCCATGATCTCCCCTCATTTGAAAATGCTGAAGTTCTGGTTCAGTCAGCGCATCGCAGCTATCATAAAAAAACTTCACTGCAGAGCGGTGTAAGCAGCATGATGGGGATTCGTATGGTTAGTTCAGGATGCCCGGTTATGGGTAAATTAAAACCCATGCTTCATTTTCATTTACCATTTGCTACACTCGAAGAAACCCAGGTAAGGGCTCTTTCTATCTATTTGCTTGCTCAGTATGTGAAGGCAAAGAAGGGAGGAGGACCGGATTGGGAAATGGAGGGCTTAGTTAAGATTTACGAGGATATACGTCATCTTAACCTGAATGTATCCCGGAAAATTGCTGATCTGGAAGATAAGGATACCAGCATTAATTCTCTGGTCATTCTGAATAATTTTGCAGACTATGTAACCTTCACAATTGACGAATTCATGATAGATGATCTCGTGAATTATGTCAGGGAATTTATGTAATCAGTATCTTGTTGTCCAAGAAAATATGAAATAAGGACAGCAAATGAACCAAAAATCGGTGCGCCTGTTTTACCTCCTGGGCGCTTTTTTCGTTGCAAACGCACTTCTTGCTGAGTTTGTCGGGGTTAAGATATTCTCTCTTGAAAAGACGCTTGGTATCCCGCCTTTTTCTTTCTCATTCTTCGGTGTTGAAAACCTTTCATTTAATCTTACTGCCGGAGTGCTGCTCTGGCCGGTGGTTTTCATCATGACGGACATCATAAATGAGTATTTCGGAAAAAAAGGGGTACGTTTGATGTCCTATACTGCTGCAGGACTAATTTCGTATGCATACGTTATGATCTATTTCTCAATAGCCATTCAGCCGGCTGATTTCTGGATTGGCACCGGAGAAACAAAAGGTGTACCGGATATGGATGCAGCGTTCAGGGCAATTTTTGGGCAGGGGCTCTGGATTATTATCGGATCTCTCATTGCCTTTCTTATTGGCCAGCTGGTTGATGTAATCGTATTTCATATTCTGCGGAGAAAAACCGGTGAAGGAAAGATCTGGCTGAGGGCTACCGGCTCAACACTTGTCTCCCAATTTATTGATTCTTTTGTGGTTCTTTTTGTTGCGTTCTATATAGGTGCTGACTGGAATCTCTCGCTCGTTCTGGCGATAGGTGTCATGAATTATCTTTATAAATTTATCGTTGCCGTGGCGCTCACCCCTCTGTTATATATCATTCATGGTGTAATTGACCGGTATCTTGGAAAGGAAGAATCATCAAAACTTATGGAGCAGGCAGCAGCTGAATCCTGATCCGACAGCTTAAATAATTTTTAACCGGTATTGTGAAAATATATACACCCCCTCAGGAAGTCTCAAAGATTTTTCAACGGCTGAAGCAGCAGGCGGGAATGATTTCAGAGGATGATACGCTCATTATTCTCTATGATCTAGCAATGATAAGTGAACGGATGGAATCAGTTCATAACGCCTTTCCTTCCGGCTCTTTGCATACTGCAGCAGTAAAGGCAAATCCTTTAGTCCGGATCCTTCAAAAGGCAATTGACCAGGGATTTGGACTCGAAGCCGCCAGCAGAGGAGAACTTGCTCTGTCAGAAAGCGCAGGTGCACCCGCATCAAAGATTGTTTTTGATTCACCGGCTAAAACCATTCAGGAAATCAGACATGCTCTTGGGATGGGAATATACCTTAATACTGATTCCTTTGCTGAGATAGACAGGGTAGCGGCCTTGGCAGAAGAATTTCCTATTAAAGCGGGAGTGGGTGTGCGGGTTAATCCTCAGGTTGGTATGGGGGCTATTTCTTCAACAAGTGTTGCAGGTCAGATTTCAAAATTTGGCATCCCTCTGCAGGAGCGGGAAAAGTTGAAAGAGTACTATCTAAAATTTTCGTTCTTAAATGGCATACATCTCCATATCGGATCTCAGGGTTGTCCTCTGGAAATGCTGGTTCAGGGAGTTAAGAAGGCGGCAGATTTTGCGGAGGAAGTTAATAATGATCCTCAGTTTAAGAACAAACAACAAAGAATTACACATTTTGATCTGGGCGGGGGACTGCCTGTTGGGTATCACCATCAGCACAAGCCGGTTACATTGGAAAATTACACCGAACTGCTGAGAAAAGAAGTGCCTGTACTTTTTTCAGGAAAGTACCGTTTAATCACTGAATTCGGACGCTATTTATACGCGAATGCCGGGACAGTGATAACCAGGATCGAGTATGTTAAGAATTTTACTGATGCCAGAATAATTATGAATCACGCGGGAGCTGATCTTTTCCTGAGAAAAAGCTATCATCCTGATGACTGGCATCACGAAATAGCATTGATGGATGCAAGCGGTACAATTAAGTCCGGAGGAAAAAAGCAGTCATATATGATTGCCGGGCCTTTATGTTTTGCCGGTGATATTATTGAACGGAATGTGATACTGCCTGAGGCGGAAGAAGGCGATTATCTTATAATTCATGATGCCGGCGCTTACAATCTGAGTGCGTGGTCCCGGTACAACAGCAGGCAGATACCACTTGTGATCGGGTATCATCCCTTATCAGAAGAGGTTGAAGTACTTCGTAAAAGGGAGACTCTTCAGGATATTGTATCCTTCTGGAGTTAGTTTCTCTGCACGTTTTACTTCAGCAATATAATCTTAAGTGACTTATAAGATTTACTGCCGGCGGCTCTGAGCAAATAGGTTCCGCTGGCAAGCCCCGCTGCATGTATCTGGAAAGTGTGCTTTCCTGCTTCCATCTGGCCGCTTTCCTGAATCACCCGTACTTTCCTTCCAATCATATCGAATAAATCCAGTGAAACGATATCTTTTTCAGGTATTGTTAAAGTAACTGTCGTAACCGGATTAAAAGGATTAGGGAAGGCCTGCAAAGAAAAATCAGTGACGGTTAACTCATCATTCGCTGAAACAACCGGAAAAATTGGTATGATTTCGGGAGCGCTTTCATTCCACAAGCGGTCAGCGGATGTTATCAGGTATATAAACGGATTTGCTGAATCAATAACCGTTGCGTGAGTATAGGAAGTAGCTTCCTTCCGGATAATTGCTACAATGTCTTCAGCTTTCCTCTGGTAATTAGCAATGCTGTCAGGATGCGCGGTACCAGTATATTTGTACAATATATACCGGAAAGGAAGATCACCGTCTGATGCAGCAGGAGGATGAGACCAGGTTACTCTTACGGAAAGGGGAGTAACGGTAAACTCTCCCGGCACAGGAGGCAGGGAAGGAACGGAATCCAGCCACGGCATAGGAGGAATAAGGGAAGGATATTTATATAAATCGTTCCTCAGTGAATCCTGAACTCCAAGAAGATTATTTGTAATGGATTTTGAACTGAAGAATACACTTCCTTTAACATTTTCATAAGTTCGTATGAGACGAATCTGATTACCCATCTGAGTCGGGTTAAGCCAGGTTGTGTCCTGAGAGCCGTTGCCAATTTTGTATGCTGCGTGCCCAACAAATACCTGTCGCTCATAAGCATTATTATTCCACCAGGGTGTGAGAACCTCAAATCTTGCCGGCGGAAAACCGATATTCCAGTAAATTTGAGGATTAATGTAGTCAACCCATCCTTCCTGAATCCATTTTCTGGAATCGGCAAAAACCTGGTCATAGCTCTGGAATCCGCTGGTGGCTGATCCGTTTGGATCAGTGGACTGATTTCTCCAGATGCCAAAAGGACTTATTCCGAATTTGACATGCTTCTTTACAGATTTAATACTGTCATGAACCATCTTTACCAGCATATTTACGTTGTTTCTTCTCCAGTCATCTTTGTTGGTGAATCCTCTTGGATACAGGATGAAAGTAGAATCATCTTCGAAAGTTACATTTGTCTGCGGATAGGGATAGAAATAATCGTCAAAATGAATTCCGTCAATATCATACCTTCTGACAACATCCATTATAACCGAAGTAACATAATCCATTACCTCAGGATTTCCCGGATCAAGCCATTTATATACACCGTATTCTTTAACCCACTGTGGTTTTCTCTTGCTGACATGCGAACTATGAACACTGCTGGTATTCTTATTGAGAACCGCACGGTAAGGATTAACCCACGCATGCAGTTCCATCCCCCTTTTATGTGCCTCCTCTATCATAAAGGTAAGGGGATCGTAAAGGGGATTAGGAGGTGTGCCCTGGGTTCCTGTCAGCCATTCGCTCCAGGGTTCAATACTGCTGATGTAAAATGCATCGCAAGTAGGACGGATTTGAGCGATAATTGTGTTAATTCCATTCTGTTTGTGACGGTCAAGAAGCGTTATAAACTCGCTTCTTTGCTGCGCCGGAGTCAGATTTTTGCTTGTCGGCCAGTCAATATTGGTCACTGATGCTACCCAGACAGCCCTGACTTCCTTCAGAGGTGAGGGGGATTGAGCATAATGCCCAATATTACAGAGTAAAAAAACGCACAAAAGCGGGAATAATTTCATTTCATAAACCGGGAATTTTATGGATTTAAAATAACCAGAGAAGCAGGTTATTGCAAGCAACAAACATCTGAGGTACATAATCGGGATCATTATATTGTGATTTGCTGATAGTCATGAATAATACCCCCCTGTCCCTGAATATTTCCGGAAATACCAATAAATTATTTGAGTTAAACGGAATTTCTAATTTAGTGATGCAGATTATCAACATTAAAAGAGGTCAAGAAATGAAAAATTTCACGCTTCCGTTTCTCCTGTTATTCCTTCTTCTCACAACAGGTTTTCTCCATGCCGGCAGCCCTTCAGGCAGTGTTTCAGCAGCACAGAAAGATGTGATTGTTAAAAGTCTTCTGAATGGTATTGCTTCAGGTAATATGGGACTGATGGTAAGTTCAGCACAGTTCCTCGCTGAATATAAATCCGTCCGTTCAGTTATTCCGCTGATGGAAATGCTCCATGAGGCAGAAAATGAAGAATCAAGAATTGCTGCTGCTCTTGCATTAATAAAAATAGGTGATTCCCGGGGTGTATTTGCCGTAAGACAGGCAGCTCACTTCGACGACAGCGAACATGTCCGAAATATGTGTATGAAATTCTATTGCGCGTATTTATGCGGAAAGACTGATCAGTGAAGCGGATATGGTAATCAGCCGGATGTATATTCCTGAAATATCCGGCTGATTATCCTTTTCTATTCAAAACCTTCTTCACTGAGTAAAAGAGTTAAAATCGTAATAGCCGCGCTGCCAAGCGCAAATTCCCTCGGATTTACTTCCTTGAAAACATCATTGGCGGAATGATGATAATCAAAGTATCTTTGATCGTCAGGAACATATCCGATAAGAGCGCGGGTATTTTTAAGAAATGAAATATCAACGCCGCTCCCTCCTTTTCTGATCCATTCTATTCCTGTTCTGTTCAGGAGAGGAAGCCATTTCTGCATATATGCAATAGTAGCTGAATCAGCATCAACACTAAATCCCCGTGGTGTAAACGCGCCCCGGTCAGATTCAATTGCCGCATAATGCTTTTCCGATGCTGAGTGGGCATAATCTGCATAGGTTTTTGCTCCGCGAACGCCATTTTCTTCATTCATATAGAATATACAGCGCAGTGTTCGCATGGGACGGATTTGCAGTTTTTTAACGATATATAAAGCTTCCAGGCTCTGGGCGCAGCCTGCAGCATCATCATGTGCGCCGTCTCCCTGATCCCAGGAATCATAATGTCCGCTGACGATCACTACTTCTTCAGGAAAGACACGTCCCTTAATTTCACCAATCAGGTTGTACGACTCAATATCGGATCTTGTTTCGCAATTAAGACGTAAATGGATTTTT of Ignavibacteriales bacterium contains these proteins:
- a CDS encoding queuosine precursor transporter, with the protein product MNQKSVRLFYLLGAFFVANALLAEFVGVKIFSLEKTLGIPPFSFSFFGVENLSFNLTAGVLLWPVVFIMTDIINEYFGKKGVRLMSYTAAGLISYAYVMIYFSIAIQPADFWIGTGETKGVPDMDAAFRAIFGQGLWIIIGSLIAFLIGQLVDVIVFHILRRKTGEGKIWLRATGSTLVSQFIDSFVVLFVAFYIGADWNLSLVLAIGVMNYLYKFIVAVALTPLLYIIHGVIDRYLGKEESSKLMEQAAAES
- a CDS encoding HEAT repeat domain-containing protein, producing the protein MKNFTLPFLLLFLLLTTGFLHAGSPSGSVSAAQKDVIVKSLLNGIASGNMGLMVSSAQFLAEYKSVRSVIPLMEMLHEAENEESRIAAALALIKIGDSRGVFAVRQAAHFDDSEHVRNMCMKFYCAYLCGKTDQ
- a CDS encoding PspC domain-containing protein; translated protein: MKRRLYRSTREKMLAGVAGGLAEYFEVDPVLVRLAFVLLFFFNGVGLLLYIVAIFIIPRDDAAYRIAPENVSSESSQEGEIKSQNEQESEKKSKSRMIFGAILMVVGGLLLLSDVFPSVDFGDILPLVLLGLGSWLVYPYLSSRKEVNQ
- a CDS encoding family 10 glycosylhydrolase; this encodes MKLFPLLCVFLLCNIGHYAQSPSPLKEVRAVWVASVTNIDWPTSKNLTPAQQRSEFITLLDRHKQNGINTIIAQIRPTCDAFYISSIEPWSEWLTGTQGTPPNPLYDPLTFMIEEAHKRGMELHAWVNPYRAVLNKNTSSVHSSHVSKRKPQWVKEYGVYKWLDPGNPEVMDYVTSVIMDVVRRYDIDGIHFDDYFYPYPQTNVTFEDDSTFILYPRGFTNKDDWRRNNVNMLVKMVHDSIKSVKKHVKFGISPFGIWRNQSTDPNGSATSGFQSYDQVFADSRKWIQEGWVDYINPQIYWNIGFPPARFEVLTPWWNNNAYERQVFVGHAAYKIGNGSQDTTWLNPTQMGNQIRLIRTYENVKGSVFFSSKSITNNLLGVQDSLRNDLYKYPSLIPPMPWLDSVPSLPPVPGEFTVTPLSVRVTWSHPPAASDGDLPFRYILYKYTGTAHPDSIANYQRKAEDIVAIIRKEATSYTHATVIDSANPFIYLITSADRLWNESAPEIIPIFPVVSANDELTVTDFSLQAFPNPFNPVTTVTLTIPEKDIVSLDLFDMIGRKVRVIQESGQMEAGKHTFQIHAAGLASGTYLLRAAGSKSYKSLKIILLK
- a CDS encoding diaminopimelate decarboxylase; this translates as MKIYTPPQEVSKIFQRLKQQAGMISEDDTLIILYDLAMISERMESVHNAFPSGSLHTAAVKANPLVRILQKAIDQGFGLEAASRGELALSESAGAPASKIVFDSPAKTIQEIRHALGMGIYLNTDSFAEIDRVAALAEEFPIKAGVGVRVNPQVGMGAISSTSVAGQISKFGIPLQEREKLKEYYLKFSFLNGIHLHIGSQGCPLEMLVQGVKKAADFAEEVNNDPQFKNKQQRITHFDLGGGLPVGYHHQHKPVTLENYTELLRKEVPVLFSGKYRLITEFGRYLYANAGTVITRIEYVKNFTDARIIMNHAGADLFLRKSYHPDDWHHEIALMDASGTIKSGGKKQSYMIAGPLCFAGDIIERNVILPEAEEGDYLIIHDAGAYNLSAWSRYNSRQIPLVIGYHPLSEEVEVLRKRETLQDIVSFWS